The genomic DNA GTGGGTCGACCCAACCAATGAAAGGGCAGTTGCTAGGCTACATTAAAAATAATGGGCATAAAACACGATTAGAACACACATTTACTTATTAAAACCAGGGTTCGAATTTTTTACCTTAAATGGACATGAATAGAACCTTCTTCCTGGGTTATCGTCAGTCCATGATGTCCGGATAACAGCCATCCTCCCACATGAACACCTTTTCATCTTTTTTGAGAGGTAGATGAATTGTATACGAAAAAGAGAGATGAGAAAATCATATATTTAAATATAGTTTGGGTAGTTGGAGATGGAGATAGTTGGAAGCCTGTAGTTGAAATGATGGATCTAATATAAAGATATGAACCAACCATTTGTGGGTCCCATTATAAATATATCCTTTTGTCATTACCCACGTCCATGTACTTCCTactttttttacttttcattACTTTTTTTAACAATGGggcctaccccccccccccccctaggAAAAAGTTTACCACATATCTACTTGAATAAaccaaaaacagaaaaaaaaaaaataataatacatcCCAACAAAGAAGTAACAACACACAAACTAGATAGTTTTTTTTTCCATTAGATATTACACcacaaaaaattacaaaaacatTAGACACATAAATTACTCCTTAGATAATGTTGATAACCTGATACTACACCTAATTTCTAATTAACCTAAAAACATACATACTTAATCAAACACAACAACAACACCTAATTTCTACTTGAGCTTGTTCATGTGAACCATTTTTTGCACTTGCATGGGTTTGCTGGCACAGGGGAAACTGATATGTTTATTGGGAAATATGAATCCCACTCAATTTCACTCATCCACGAGACATCATCAACCCAATCGCTGGTTGTGGGATCTTCAACATCTCTTTTTGTTGGGTATATTGTAGGCTCACCCTTGGGCACTACTCTTGGCTCCATCTTGACTGTAGCGTTAACAGTAGGCTCGTTTTTCGGTATTGCTCGCGCCGTAGGCTTCACATCGGGTTCAACCTTTGGGGTCGAAAAACTACTTCTCTTCCCGCGGGGGTGCCCATCACTGGTAAAAATCTTCCTAAGCGTACGTATGGGCATAGCGGGTAGAGGGGTTGTTTCAGGAATATCGCCAACGCGGACTGGAGTCGATGCATACTTTCGAAGTCTCTTCCCAACATTAATGAACTCATTTTTTTCAGGCTTGAGATCGATCGCCTCAACATCCGGAACTTTGGAAACCAAGCATGGCCTCTTGTGCATTGTTATGCTTTGTGTGTGATAAGTAGGTAACAATGCTTGGGGGATATACACATTGGGGTATGCTGAAACTTATttataatgaaaaaaataaaactttgggGGAGGATGGTGGTGATTAGATATGAAAGTAAATGACAAATTAAATGCATCACCAGGTAAAAAGGAAAAAGTAACAAAAAGATACATCTTGTTGTATGTATTATGTAAAAATGTATCTACGGCTtgtgttttgtaaaaaaaactacaaacagaaaaaaaaaacaaactactaTATGtgcttagaattttttttttgttactggCTTTTGTAACGAAAAGGGTCATTTTCTAACTAATTATATACGTAAAATGGATGTAACGACCAAAATATGTAACATGgtataaaaaaaaccaaaaaatccaTAAGATTGAAAAATCTCAGATTCAAACACAGCAAAAAATCTACAAAAATACTCATggtaaaaaaaatgtaacatagttaaaaaaaaaaaaaaaactaaaaaatccaTAGCATAAAAAGGTATCAGCTTCAACGAAACATCAACAAGTACATACTAACAAAAATATCATTAGCATACTAACAAGGATAATCCAACTAAGTACCACCCATTTCTTAATCTCAACAAACAATGCAACGTTTACTTCTAACACAAAACATTAGGGATATCATTTCATAATGCAACTGATCAGTTAAACCATAGTCATTAAACTGAAAACCATACGACATACCAAACCCACATACATCCTAACATGCACACATATGCATGTGCATCGATTTTCAGATAATCTACACATGCAAACATGTGCATGTCCAAAAGGGGTGATCAAAGTTTACTTGCGCTCCACTAAAATGGATACCAAAAAGCTGGCGTCATAAAAGTTTTCAAAACACGCACAGCACACACATCAACATAAAAATACCAAATCAAGTGGACTCCTGACTCGCAGAGCTTGAGTCCTCGTCCTCGTCCTCGTTACCCGATTATTCTTGTTCTTCTTTTTCTTGCAATTTCTTGAATCATGCCCAGTCACGTACTTCATACAGGTTCGGCAAAGCCTGGGTGTTTTGGGAGGTTTGACAGCAGAGTTGCTCGTTCCATCCTGAGGTGCTCTAGACAATCGTCGGCGTTTGCCACGTCCTTTGTTCCTGATCCCGTCTGGATTGTTGAGAGTTACGTCCCCATCTAAAGAAACACCAAGCAATTCTTCAACAGCAGCATAGTTATCATTGTTGGCTTCGTCATCAACTGATCCTCCATTTAGTAACTTGCGTTTCAGTTCCTTTATCTGCTCAGCGAAAGAAGAAAGTCCTCCAACATCACTTCTTAATGCGTCCACACATTCAGTTACGATCTCAAGAATCTGACTTCTCGCAGCAGCTTGTGGACGAGTGTCAACGCCATATCGACTCTGAATAGAAAATAAACTTTTAGGAAGCACGTCCCTAGACCAACGCTTAACAACAAACTGGGCCGGGATTCTTTCAATATTGTTTACCCGGTAAACACAAAAAATGTGCCTACACAGATATCCAATACGGATGAAGTTGTTGCATGAACAGGATACCGACTGATTACTCAACTCAAGTTTAACCtacaaaaacaccaaaacacataatTAAGCTTCTATGAAAAAAAGCATAATGAATAGCTTAAAACAAAAAATGCAACTATAAGGATACAGCAAAGTTACCGTGAATGTGTCGGTTGCATTGTTACGTTTGTCCAATTGATTCACATAGTAAACACAAACATCATCACAATCCTCCGTGTTTACAATGTAACAAAACAGCTTCCCCTTGTATATCTCTTTTCTTACTTCTGTGGAAATTGCATGTGTATACAACTCAAAAGCATGCTTCTCAATAGCTAGGTCAGTACTGTCCATGAATACACTAGATGAAGTTTTAAACTCTGCAACACGTTGCCTGTAACGCTGATTGTCTATCCTAGTTTCGTAACATAGCATGAACTGAACTAGTGTGTTAGCGCTAGAAGAGTTGACCTTGAAGCTTGAGTTAGAGCTTTCACATCTTGATGTAGTCTTCATCAGACAACACATTGGGATGTCACGGAAGTAGGCAGGTACCCATTGGTCCCTAATTGAGTACATGTCATTCAACCAGTCGTGATCTTGTAACCCATATTCCTCCATCAAAAGTTGCCAACGCGTCTCAAATGTAGATGGCTTCATGTGAATACTCCACACCAAACGATGCATCAATGCTCTTAGCTCAGAGTTTTGTAACAGGTCTCCAGCAATCTATACATATGAAAACACAAAAACTGTTAAAAtaaatgaaacaaaaaaaaatcttctCAAAATAGATTCATAAATTGATAAAACCTTGGTGGGAAGTTTCTTCATAATATGCCAAATGCAAAGGCGGTGCCGAGAGTCTGTGAAAACCTCTGAAATGGCAGCTTTCATTGAAGGGTCCTGGTCCGTTAGAACTAACTTTGGTTGCTTCTTGTGTGCCTTcagaaatgattcaagtaaccacTTGTAAGACTCAGTGGTTTCATTGAATAACAAGCCAGCACCGAATGTCacacattgtttatgattatcaACGCCTGTGAAAGGAACAAAAATCATGTTGTACCTGTGCGACAAAGGAAAAAAACAAAAGTTAATAATATGTTAAAGGGGAAAAAAGTGCAACTATCCAAAACCTTACTTGTTAGTGTGATAAGTCGCATCAAAAGCTAACACATCCCCAAACACGTCGTAGTTTATCTTGGAAATTTTGTCTGCCCAAAAAATCGATCTGAATTGCCCTTTCTCAACAACAAACTCATAGTAAAAGTCTGGTAAGCTCTCAGATCTTTCTTTGAGACGATCTATAACAAGTTGCGCATCACGATCGCCAATATAAAGCCTAACCGACTGGCTCCAGTTCTTAAAATCAGT from Helianthus annuus cultivar XRQ/B chromosome 7, HanXRQr2.0-SUNRISE, whole genome shotgun sequence includes the following:
- the LOC110893112 gene encoding protein FAR1-RELATED SEQUENCE 5-like yields the protein MVDSNNQQHRTVAGGTELPNLNDDPGSPLNVVPHNLSLHFAFNEDEDALGEGRVSPDPEPISSEIPRDLTSNQNGPNDDEDGVQDCTFTQLLSTGVHADEEFYVHHTPNGTRMWCPNVPIVLKPVVGSVYETWKDVFSMYKDYAVYSGFSIRKGQTKRWKGVVTHQYIRCTKYSKPQIKRKTDTLEHSSLTIRQSNFTLTDCKASILVKFCEGSSTCTVVGFNEHHNHPFVERFNRDLSRISRKLPFASKQFIHNMSLNRIGPIISHRVLVSLMGGHHNVRGTPTDFKNWSQSVRLYIGDRDAQLVIDRLKERSESLPDFYYEFVVEKGQFRSIFWADKISKINYDVFGDVLAFDATYHTNKYNMIFVPFTGVDNHKQCVTFGAGLLFNETTESYKWLLESFLKAHKKQPKLVLTDQDPSMKAAISEVFTDSRHRLCIWHIMKKLPTKIAGDLLQNSELRALMHRLVWSIHMKPSTFETRWQLLMEEYGLQDHDWLNDMYSIRDQWVPAYFRDIPMCCLMKTTSRCESSNSSFKVNSSSANTLVQFMLCYETRIDNQRYRQRVAEFKTSSSVFMDSTDLAIEKHAFELYTHAISTEVRKEIYKGKLFCYIVNTEDCDDVCVYYVNQLDKRNNATDTFTVKLELSNQSVSCSCNNFIRIGYLCRHIFCVYRVNNIERIPAQFVVKRWSRDVLPKSLFSIQSRYGVDTRPQAAARSQILEIVTECVDALRSDVGGLSSFAEQIKELKRKLLNGGSVDDEANNDNYAAVEELLGVSLDGDVTLNNPDGIRNKGRGKRRRLSRAPQDGTSNSAVKPPKTPRLCRTCMKYVTGHDSRNCKKKKNKNNRVTRTRTRTQALRVRSPLDLVFLC